A region of Paractinoplanes abujensis DNA encodes the following proteins:
- a CDS encoding alpha-amylase family protein: MTADATERLGRSEALAFLARFETQLLDIYEPLEVVYGTVPLNDLVRTALDAIAERPPELRELDRRREIDPRWYQRARQVGYVCYADRFAGSLRAVAENPDHLDYLDELGVTYLHLMPLLQPRAGENDGGYAVADYRAIDPRLGTMDDLSALAGRLHERNMSLCVDLVLNHTAQEHPWAEAWRAGDPAYGDFYMSFPDREMPDAYERTIVPVFPDRAPGSFTLFDGKWVWTTFWSYQWDLNWASPNVFRAMLETILWLANRGVDVFRLDAVPFLWKRLGTTCLNQPEVHRIVQALRALTRLAAPGVIFKAEAIVAPDDLVPYLGGHDRYRPECELAYHNQLMVMLWSSLATKDARLMTQSLARMKPIPAEATWVSYVRGHDDIGWAISAEDASAVGWDWWNHRNFLNAFFSGTFPSSYARGALFQENPDTGDARISGSAASLCGITEDPASWPLGVRRLLLLHAVAFAYGGIPLIYMGDELGLRNDDSYRHDEALRDDNRWMHRPHMDWAAAARRHDPATLEGQVFTGLRELVAARKDLLALRGGGETGIVVVDNGHVFAWRRRHPRSGTFVGLANFSEQPQTVEAAAIGHYGWLETALSSDGPLVVREGRAFLPGLGFAWLIER, translated from the coding sequence TTGACCGCCGACGCCACCGAACGGCTGGGTCGTTCGGAGGCACTTGCCTTTCTTGCCCGATTCGAGACGCAGCTGCTCGACATCTACGAGCCGTTGGAGGTCGTCTACGGCACGGTGCCGCTGAACGACCTGGTGAGGACGGCTCTGGACGCGATCGCCGAGCGCCCGCCGGAGCTGCGTGAGCTGGATCGGCGGCGGGAGATCGATCCGCGCTGGTATCAGCGGGCGCGGCAGGTCGGGTACGTCTGTTACGCCGATCGGTTCGCCGGGTCGCTTCGTGCGGTGGCCGAAAACCCGGACCATCTTGACTATCTGGACGAGCTGGGCGTTACCTATCTCCACCTGATGCCGCTGCTGCAGCCCCGGGCGGGGGAGAACGACGGCGGGTACGCGGTGGCCGACTACCGCGCGATCGACCCCCGGCTGGGCACGATGGACGACCTGAGCGCGCTGGCGGGCCGGTTGCACGAGCGGAACATGAGCCTCTGCGTCGACCTCGTGCTCAACCACACGGCCCAGGAACACCCGTGGGCCGAGGCGTGGCGGGCGGGCGACCCGGCGTACGGGGACTTCTACATGTCCTTCCCCGACCGTGAGATGCCCGACGCGTACGAGCGGACGATCGTGCCGGTCTTTCCCGACCGCGCTCCGGGCAGCTTCACGCTCTTCGACGGCAAGTGGGTGTGGACGACGTTCTGGAGCTACCAGTGGGACCTCAACTGGGCCAGCCCGAACGTCTTCCGGGCCATGCTGGAGACGATCCTGTGGCTGGCCAACCGGGGTGTCGACGTCTTCCGCCTGGACGCCGTCCCGTTCCTGTGGAAGCGGCTCGGCACGACCTGCCTCAACCAGCCCGAGGTGCACCGGATCGTGCAGGCGCTGCGCGCGCTGACCCGGCTGGCCGCGCCCGGCGTGATCTTCAAGGCCGAGGCGATCGTGGCCCCGGACGACCTGGTGCCCTACCTCGGCGGGCACGACCGCTACCGGCCCGAGTGCGAGCTGGCCTATCACAACCAGCTGATGGTCATGCTCTGGAGCAGCCTGGCCACCAAGGACGCGCGGCTGATGACCCAGTCGCTGGCCCGGATGAAGCCCATCCCGGCCGAGGCGACCTGGGTCAGCTATGTGCGCGGGCACGACGACATCGGCTGGGCGATCAGTGCCGAGGACGCGTCGGCGGTGGGCTGGGACTGGTGGAACCACCGCAATTTCCTCAACGCGTTCTTCTCCGGCACGTTCCCGTCCTCGTACGCCCGGGGAGCTCTCTTCCAGGAGAATCCGGACACGGGGGACGCGCGGATCTCGGGCTCGGCGGCTTCGTTGTGCGGGATCACGGAGGACCCGGCGAGCTGGCCCCTGGGTGTGCGGAGGCTGCTTCTGCTGCACGCGGTGGCCTTCGCGTACGGCGGCATTCCGCTGATCTACATGGGTGACGAGCTCGGCCTGCGCAACGACGACTCCTACCGGCACGACGAGGCGCTGCGGGACGACAACCGCTGGATGCACCGCCCGCACATGGACTGGGCGGCCGCGGCCCGGCGGCACGACCCGGCGACGCTCGAGGGTCAGGTCTTCACCGGGCTGCGCGAGCTGGTGGCCGCCCGCAAGGACCTGCTCGCCCTGCGCGGCGGGGGCGAGACCGGGATCGTCGTCGTCGACAACGGTCACGTGTTCGCGTGGCGGCGCCGGCACCCGCGCAGCGGCACGTTCGTGGGGCTGGCCAACTTCAGCGAGCAGCCGCAGACCGTGGAGGCGGCCGCGATCGGGCACTACGGCTGGCTGGAGACCGCGCTGAGCAGCGACGGCCCTCTGGTCGTACGGGAAGGTCGTGCCTTTCTGCCCGGTTTGGGCTTCGCCTGGCTGATCGAACGCTGA
- a CDS encoding diguanylate cyclase domain-containing protein, whose protein sequence is MRLRNWIAVVVGVVLLVAAGGIGFWVNHSALQAADDVHKADSRALAVNNATLVGQLQMLSAGELGEFLAENPLNLGSGNAADRAALIAFAAKSSTFSYGALLTDLNGKVLTSSRASGLPAADNTGWQPLFATLKSGQKAGFSSIMGVDGTYLEAVGVPVLVAGNPVAVLIGLNNVATTALQQYTVTLSSDVHLTAVADSTGTIAATSQAKLLGTQVDPAVRRAVTSTDEEFVEYSTLAGTEMIAIVVRGLPGGWSYARIQTKKSFDGAVHTKSQTLNMTLGAMLLIGVLAMGVLGYRTQIQRRRADERFQALFQHAPDLVSVLDADGRIEYSSPSATAVLGFAEGRLVGSSVFDIVHADHRDYMREQFGVLLSRRDAVLRLQCLVRSGTGEYRWFEFTASNQMHNPSLHGVVINARDISENRAFQERLAHEAQHDALTGLPNRRRMQDALGASLREQPVAVLFVDLDGFKPVNDAHGHEAGDELLRQVAERLSACVRERDVLARVGGDEFVILMPGVMAPDDTAAMSDRIRYALERPFLIGGHQVRISASVGEHLAAGATDPDEALRAADHAMYSVKRSRQGYPQQRVGRHRAAD, encoded by the coding sequence ATGCGGCTGCGCAACTGGATCGCCGTGGTGGTCGGCGTCGTGTTGCTGGTCGCCGCGGGCGGAATCGGTTTCTGGGTCAACCACTCGGCCCTGCAGGCCGCCGACGACGTGCACAAGGCCGACTCGCGGGCGCTCGCCGTGAACAACGCGACGCTCGTCGGGCAGTTGCAGATGCTCTCGGCGGGTGAGCTGGGTGAGTTCCTCGCGGAGAACCCTCTGAACCTGGGGTCCGGCAACGCCGCCGACCGGGCCGCGCTGATCGCCTTCGCCGCCAAGAGCAGCACTTTCTCGTACGGGGCCCTGCTGACCGACCTGAACGGCAAGGTGCTCACCAGTTCGCGCGCCTCGGGACTGCCCGCCGCGGACAACACCGGCTGGCAGCCGCTGTTCGCCACGCTCAAGTCGGGGCAGAAGGCCGGCTTCTCCTCGATCATGGGCGTCGACGGCACGTACCTGGAGGCCGTCGGCGTGCCCGTGCTGGTGGCCGGCAACCCGGTCGCGGTGCTGATCGGCCTCAACAACGTCGCCACCACCGCGCTGCAGCAGTACACCGTGACGCTGAGCTCGGACGTGCACCTGACCGCGGTGGCCGACAGCACCGGCACGATCGCCGCCACCAGCCAGGCGAAGCTGCTCGGGACCCAGGTCGACCCGGCCGTACGGCGGGCGGTGACCTCCACCGACGAGGAGTTCGTGGAGTACTCCACGCTCGCCGGCACCGAGATGATCGCGATCGTCGTGCGCGGCCTGCCCGGCGGATGGTCGTACGCGCGCATCCAGACCAAGAAGTCGTTCGACGGCGCGGTGCACACCAAGAGCCAGACCCTCAACATGACGCTGGGCGCGATGCTGCTGATCGGCGTGCTCGCGATGGGTGTCCTCGGTTACCGCACGCAGATCCAGCGCCGCCGGGCCGACGAGCGGTTCCAGGCCCTCTTCCAGCACGCCCCCGACCTGGTCTCGGTGCTCGATGCCGACGGCCGGATCGAATACTCGAGCCCCAGCGCGACCGCCGTGCTCGGGTTCGCCGAGGGCCGGCTGGTCGGCAGCAGCGTCTTCGACATCGTGCACGCCGACCACCGCGACTACATGCGCGAGCAGTTCGGGGTGCTGCTCTCGCGCCGCGACGCCGTGCTGCGCCTGCAGTGCCTGGTGCGCTCGGGCACCGGCGAGTACCGGTGGTTCGAGTTCACCGCGTCCAACCAGATGCACAACCCGTCGCTGCACGGTGTGGTCATCAACGCGCGCGACATCTCCGAGAACCGCGCGTTCCAGGAGCGGCTGGCCCACGAGGCGCAGCACGACGCGCTGACCGGCCTGCCCAACCGCCGCCGCATGCAGGACGCGCTCGGCGCCTCCCTGCGCGAGCAGCCGGTGGCCGTGCTCTTCGTCGACCTCGACGGGTTCAAGCCGGTCAACGACGCCCACGGGCACGAGGCCGGCGACGAGCTGCTGCGCCAGGTGGCCGAGCGGCTCAGCGCCTGCGTCCGCGAGCGCGACGTGCTGGCCCGGGTCGGCGGCGACGAGTTCGTCATCCTGATGCCCGGCGTGATGGCGCCGGACGACACGGCGGCCATGAGCGACCGCATCCGGTACGCCCTGGAACGGCCCTTCCTCATCGGCGGCCACCAGGTGCGGATCAGCGCCAGCGTGGGCGAGCACCTCGCGGCCGGGGCGACCGATCCCGACGAGGCGCTGCGAGCCGCCGATCACGCCATGTACTCGGTCAAGAGGTCGCGCCAGGGTTATCCGCAGCAGCGGGTGGGGAGGCACCGCGCGGCGGACTGA